In Sparus aurata chromosome 5, fSpaAur1.1, whole genome shotgun sequence, the genomic window GGGAGTCGACGGACAGCAGTCTTTCGCAGACTGATCCCCGTTTTGTTCCCCCGCCTCCCTCCGTTCAGCTACAATCATGATTAAAGCCATTTTAATATTCAACAACCATGGGAAACCGAGGCTGTCTAAATTCTACGAGCATTATGTGAGTAACGGGAGATTTGTTGCACCGCTGTTTGCATGTTGTGCTGCTTGTTCGTGCGATCGATGGGCCAGGATGGGAGAAGTCGACCAGAAATATGAACGTGTGGCTGTTATGAtactttgttttaatgttgaccGAACCAGAGCCCCCCTGCGAACGCTGCATACGTCCCGATGTTGTTGCACACAGTTTGAATGGGAAGGTGTTTGACTTTAAACAGCCCAGGTGATGAtgtgctgttttgtttcagacCTGCTGTATAAGATGTCAGTCTGTccttttaaatatgaataattgaACGTGTGCAAGCCGAAGCGAGGCTATCCTGTTCCTGCCGAGCCTGTGTGAACTGGACCGAgcccactttttttatttatttattttttattattccttTAAATCCAGCTGTGCTGACGCCGGACTCACAGTGGACTCTGTTTGTGTCACATGACTTCAACAACGCCCTTGTGAGTGACTCGTGCTCATTCATTCAAACCTCTCAGCGCTGCTGGGGCTCAATGAGCTCCGCTGTCATTAACTTACCTACACGTcctgtcagaaaacacaaagaaacgaGCTCCATGTAGGTGGCTAATGACGGGTTATGTAATATCCGTTCACCGGGCAAGCTGTGTTGGCTTGTTCCCATAATTGGATTTATATCTCAAGGTTGGCCgcctaaccccccccccctttctttaATATTGCTGCTTACAATAGCAAGGTGCCCCGGCCAGACATGTTCATTAACTCTGCCTCCTTTACCAAAATGTCACATGTGGATTTTTTGGTCCTTTTCACAGGTGAAaaagcaaatttttttttttctcacgtgGATTGAAAAGGTTTCGTGTCATTATGTGAAAGTGTAAGAAAGTCACACCTGAACTGGACACTCTCACAGGTGATCGGCTGTTTACACATgttaaaacagaacatttccatATCCccactttttttgttgtgaatttAAAGCCCACCCGTACCTGATTTCTGGGCCAATGCTATTATCGACATTGGGGACCGAAAAACTCTTATAGGTACATGGTTAATTATTCGTCATTATAAAACACAGGGTTGCATCTATATATACACTTAGTGCATCTTTTGAATCTGCGTCAAGGTggatgtaaacagcagcaacgcaatggtgatgataatgtggTCGACAATCTAGGTAACACATCCACTTCGACTGTGTGTGAGCGCCAAGCATCGATGTTAGGCCACCTCTCCTGCAACAGCTTGATCTGCATTgtggtggtggagacaggtgTCTGTGGGCTCAGTAGTGTCTGATTCCATGTTGTTTGGCCAGCCTGAGTCCCATTGTGTCCATTTGCTTGTCCTTTTACCAGACACTAGCCAGGAGCGGCCTTCAGCCAAGCTTGATTAGCATGGCTGTTATtctgactctctccctcccgATATGTTGACATATCAGCcgatatatatacacacattctttgcagtgatccctcaaatgtgatTATCAAACACTTACTGTTTGTAAAGGAGGcaagatattttacagttttacaagaagctttattgtctaaaatgaaCCCATGCATCTTTATCTGTAATTATTTTAATCCAAATCaagatcttttcctaaacctaaccagacaaCATAAAGACGATTTGGAATGAAAAAACCTAATgacatgtaaagtttcaacataaagAATTGAACAGAGTTTGGACAGTAGGTCGAgtaaaacaagatatttaaagaTATCACCTGTAGGAAACAGTGCTGATGATTTCACAGTGTTTGGACATTTTAGAGACGAATCAATACTGAAAACACTGGTTAGCTGCAGTCCTGTTGTCTGCAGTCAAAACACAGTGTTGCTTTATTTAGCCTGTTGCAGGGTCTGTTGAGATGGCCATGGCTGTATCTGTGTTTCAGTAGGATGAATTGAAATTGATCGGATTATAAGGAGGCTGTATGCAGACACCATCTGTTATATTAAATGCTGAGGTGAAGGCTTACTGGCTGCATGGCAGGATATAATATTTCACACATGCTGCTGGCTGTGAAACCGTCTTTAAGTTAGTTTATTGTTAAGACTGAGGGCCTGCTTTAGAGGCTGTGCagacaatatgtgtgtgtgtgtgtgtgtgtgtgtgtgtgtgcgttgtgcTGAGAAAGAGGCGTTATCTTGTTAGTTGGAGCCGGCCTGCTGGCTCAGACCTAAAGGTTAAGCATCCGTCTGATATAAGGGTGACATGTTGGGCTGAGAGGAGAGTGAAATATGTACATAGACAAGTGTCCGCAGTGCCCATTCAAAACATGCTGTTCAGCATAGATTATCTGATAGTGATATCCTGATATTATCAGGGCGCCCAAACATACAAAACGTTTGTGTTTTGCTTACGGTTGTTTATTTGAAATATGGACGATTAGGTCTGATTTACATCTAGACCttgatgctaatgttagcatctgagaagaaatctaaaaaaaaacaactcaaaccAGTCGATCAATTAATTGTTGCAATCCCCAAGTGGAGAGGCTGGCATAAAAACagataatgaatgaaaatgtagcCAAACATAGTAGTGATGATTTAAAACATGTCTGCATGGGAGAAGTTATTATATTCAGAACAGTTTCAGTACATGATAGCCACAGTACAGTGTTAAAGATATTCTATAAGAGTaattctttcctttctttttggACATTTCAGTGTAGAAACAGATAGGAAACATGTCACAACATGGGGATGTTGCGTTTTGTAATTGTGTCCTCGCTGTAAGGCCACCTGTATGCACTTGAAGTTCACATTTAATGTCTCCCACTCAGGGAAGAGAGGTGTCACTGCTACTGATACTTTGCCAAAATTGAGAGGAAATCTGCATGTCCAGAATACCAAATGTAGTTAGTGTGCAGGAACCACTTacacaacaccacaaacatcttttaATGAGAAGACGCTCCTGCTGTGCAAAGTTGCACCGTTGTGCTTAAACTGTGAGTAACCCTGCTGGTCGGATGCtacaggtcacatgactgatTCAGCCTTCCAGCCAGCCACGTACCGGACAACCTCTTCTCTCCTTGTGCTCACTGACCTGTTATGCTCTCCTAGGGGGGTCGTTAGCACCCTTTGGTGAAGCTGACTCAGTGTTTCTATACACAACAAGACTTTTAACACAGTGGTCTTTTGCCTGGGACTGCATTTTCATCTTTCAGTTTTATTAtcgaaaatatattttttctgtttagcCCTAAAGCAATCTTCGATGCAGTTGGATATTTATAAACTTGGTGTATTATATCttgaatcagttttttttttttttttttttttttcgtggcCCTTTATTAGTTCAGGAAatgttatattttgattgtcTCTTAAAGCCTTTTAGTGAATGCTTGCAAACTTGCCTCCAGCTATTTGAGGTTTTTAAACAGAATCTCATCCATTAGCAAACAATAAGATAACCCTGCCTCCGTTCAGCTTCTACAATGAACTGATTGCCCCTGTAGCCCGCAGGCAtaagtgtgtgtttcattatgACAAAGAGAACGGTTAGTGTATAAATCCCGCTCCTTCGCTCAGAACTAATACATGTGTTCACGAAAAGGAGAGGAGCGAGAGGTGAACCATTAATTTAGCTGTCGGTCCAGTCTGCTGGCTGGAAGTAATGAGATTGCTCACAGGAGGGTATTAGGCGTacaaacaacacattatttaccctcttctctttgtctaacaatctgtttttttctcatttcctcccGTAGACTGAAGACACGGAGCAACAGATCATCAGGGAAACCTTCCACTTGGTCTCAAAAAGAGACGAGAACGTCTGTAATTTCCTCGAAGGTGGAATGTAAGTTGTTGTGTGCTATTGTCAAGCGAAGTGTCAGTGGAAGTAAATACACAAGTAGATAATTTACTCTGGAGCAGCATTGCAGGAAATTGAAAAGGAAAGCTCAGAGGGCTTTTTGAACGCCCGTCGGTAGTAACTGGGTCTCAAAGGTTATTTATCATTCATGAATGAGGAGTGGATCAGGTGTCGTTTTACTCCGATTGCTCTTGCATTTCTTCCCTCCGAACGTTCTCCGTCATCTGGAGTTGTGTGACATGTATCCAGTCAGGACAGGTAACCGGTGTGATGTTTCCTTGTCCGCTGTGTTTCAGGTTGATTGGAGGATCAGACTACAAGCTGATCTACAGACACTACGCCacactgtactttgtgttttgtgtggaCTCCTCAGAGAGTGAACTAGGAATTTTAGACTTAATCCAGGTAAAAAGCCTGGGAATACATTGTGTATCTTTAACTCCGTTGCAGTATACTTTtagtgtctttctttctctctttctttctttctttctttcttctttttaaacaaTATATTCCTTACATCTTCAGGTATTTGTGGAAACGCTGGACAAATGCTTTGAGAATGTCTGTGAGCTCGACTTAATTTTCCATGTAGACAAGGTAGGAAATAATCTAATAATCTG contains:
- the ap3s1 gene encoding AP-3 complex subunit sigma-1 isoform X2; this encodes MIKAILIFNNHGKPRLSKFYEHYTEDTEQQIIRETFHLVSKRDENVCNFLEGGMLIGGSDYKLIYRHYATLYFVFCVDSSESELGILDLIQVFVETLDKCFENVCELDLIFHVDKVHNILAEMVMGGMVLETNMNEIITQVDAQNKMEKSETFIFQSTRQDR
- the ap3s1 gene encoding AP-3 complex subunit sigma-1 isoform X1 yields the protein MIKAILIFNNHGKPRLSKFYEHYTEDTEQQIIRETFHLVSKRDENVCNFLEGGMLIGGSDYKLIYRHYATLYFVFCVDSSESELGILDLIQVFVETLDKCFENVCELDLIFHVDKVHNILAEMVMGGMVLETNMNEIITQVDAQNKMEKSEAGIAGAPARAVSAVKNMNLPEMPRNINIGDISIKVPNLPSFK